Proteins encoded within one genomic window of Oncorhynchus nerka isolate Pitt River linkage group LG17, Oner_Uvic_2.0, whole genome shotgun sequence:
- the LOC115145243 gene encoding histone acetyltransferase KAT8-like isoform X2, with product MSAGTALTTNERHIRDNNYNNNLPEDRMDVELDTGHNVTDREDLDTGIQATCSSNGSGGEEDESESIDREREAGGSISQRNGEGVLLGREQEVSVEIGETYLCQRADKTWHSAEVIQSRLNEQEGREEFYVHYVGFNRRLDEWVGKARLALTKTAKDAVTKIAEGGGGGELGEQPERKITRNQKRKHDEINHVQKTYAEMDPTTAALEKEHEAITKVKYVDKIQIGNFEIDAWYFSPFPEDYGKQPKLWICEYCLKYMKYEKTFRYHLSQCQWRQPLGKEIYRRSNISVYEVDGRDHKIYCQNLCLLAKLFLDHKTLYFDVEPFVFYILTEVNRQGAHIVGYFSKEKESPDGNNVACILTLPPYQRRGYGKFLIAFSYELSKLESTVGSPEKPLSDLGKLSYRSYWSWVLLEILRDFRGTLSIKDLRTMTEITPPGWVRAI from the exons ATGTCTGCCGGAACAGCGCTAACAACGAACGAGCGTCATATTCGAGACAATAACTACAACAACAATCTTCCAGAGGACCGAATGGACGTTGAACTTGACACAGGACACAACGTAACGGACCGGGAAGACTTGGACACTGGAATACAAGCCACTTGTTCATCTAACGGCAGTGGTGGGGAGGAGGATGAGTCGGAGTCCATTGATCGGGAAAGAGAAGCCGGGGGCTCGATTTCTCAGCGCAACGGGGAAGGAGTGTTGTTGGGCAGGGAGCAAGAGGTGTCAGTCGAAATCGGAGAGACGTATTTATGTCAGCGAGCCGACAAGACATGGC aTTCTGCTGAGGTTATCCAGTCCAGGCTCAACGAACAGGAGGGCAGAGAGGAGTTCTACGTACACTATGTTGGAT TTAACAGACGTCTGGATGAGTGGGTGGGCAAGGCTCGCCTGGCACTGACCAAGACAGCGAAGGACGCAGTTACAAAAATCGCAGAGGGTGGTGGAGGGGGCGAGCTGGGGGAGCAGCCCGAGAGGAAGATCACCCGCAACCAGAAACGCAAACATGATGAGATCAACCACGTGCAGAAG ACGTACGCAGAGATGGACCCCACCACAGCTGCCCTGGAGAAGGAGCATGAGGCG ATCACTAAAGTGAAGTACGTGGACAAGATCCAGATTGGAAACTTTGAGATTGACGCCTGGTACTTCTCCCCATTCCCAGAGGACTACGGCAAGCAGCCCAAGCTGTGGATCTGCGAGTACTGCCTCAAGTACATGAAGTACGAGAAGACCTTCAGATACCACCTG TCCCAATGTCAGTGGAGGCAGCCTCTTGGGAAAGAAATCTACAGGCGGAGCAACATCTCTGTGTACGAAGTGGACGGACGCGACCATAAG ATCTACTGCCAGAACCTGTGTCTACTGGCCAAGCTCTTCCTGGACCACAAGACGCTGTACTTTGACGTGGAGCCTTTTGTCTTTTACATTCTGACTGAAGTCAACAGGCAGGGAGCACACATAGTGGGATACTTCTCCAAA GAGAAAGAGTCTCCAGATGGGAATAACGTGGCGTGTATCCTCACCCTCCCACCCTACCAGCGCAGAGGATACGGAAAGTTCCTCATAGCCTTCA gCTATGAGCTGTCTAAATTGGAGAGTACGGTGGGTTCTCCGGAGAAgcccctgtcagacctgggcaaGCTGAGCTACAGGAGCTACTGGTCCTGGGTGCTGCTGGAGATTCTCAGGGACTTCAGGGGCACGCTCTCCATCAAGGACCTCAG gacaatgactgaaatcacacctccaggctgggtaagggctatttga
- the LOC115145243 gene encoding histone acetyltransferase KAT8-like isoform X1 — MSAGTALTTNERHIRDNNYNNNLPEDRMDVELDTGHNVTDREDLDTGIQATCSSNGSGGEEDESESIDREREAGGSISQRNGEGVLLGREQEVSVEIGETYLCQRADKTWHSAEVIQSRLNEQEGREEFYVHYVGFNRRLDEWVGKARLALTKTAKDAVTKIAEGGGGGELGEQPERKITRNQKRKHDEINHVQKTYAEMDPTTAALEKEHEAITKVKYVDKIQIGNFEIDAWYFSPFPEDYGKQPKLWICEYCLKYMKYEKTFRYHLSQCQWRQPLGKEIYRRSNISVYEVDGRDHKIYCQNLCLLAKLFLDHKTLYFDVEPFVFYILTEVNRQGAHIVGYFSKEKESPDGNNVACILTLPPYQRRGYGKFLIAFSYELSKLESTVGSPEKPLSDLGKLSYRSYWSWVLLEILRDFRGTLSIKDLSQMTSITQGDIISTLQSLNMVKYWKGQHVICVTPKLVEEHLKSAQYKKPPITVDTVCLKWAPPKHKQAKFSKK, encoded by the exons ATGTCTGCCGGAACAGCGCTAACAACGAACGAGCGTCATATTCGAGACAATAACTACAACAACAATCTTCCAGAGGACCGAATGGACGTTGAACTTGACACAGGACACAACGTAACGGACCGGGAAGACTTGGACACTGGAATACAAGCCACTTGTTCATCTAACGGCAGTGGTGGGGAGGAGGATGAGTCGGAGTCCATTGATCGGGAAAGAGAAGCCGGGGGCTCGATTTCTCAGCGCAACGGGGAAGGAGTGTTGTTGGGCAGGGAGCAAGAGGTGTCAGTCGAAATCGGAGAGACGTATTTATGTCAGCGAGCCGACAAGACATGGC aTTCTGCTGAGGTTATCCAGTCCAGGCTCAACGAACAGGAGGGCAGAGAGGAGTTCTACGTACACTATGTTGGAT TTAACAGACGTCTGGATGAGTGGGTGGGCAAGGCTCGCCTGGCACTGACCAAGACAGCGAAGGACGCAGTTACAAAAATCGCAGAGGGTGGTGGAGGGGGCGAGCTGGGGGAGCAGCCCGAGAGGAAGATCACCCGCAACCAGAAACGCAAACATGATGAGATCAACCACGTGCAGAAG ACGTACGCAGAGATGGACCCCACCACAGCTGCCCTGGAGAAGGAGCATGAGGCG ATCACTAAAGTGAAGTACGTGGACAAGATCCAGATTGGAAACTTTGAGATTGACGCCTGGTACTTCTCCCCATTCCCAGAGGACTACGGCAAGCAGCCCAAGCTGTGGATCTGCGAGTACTGCCTCAAGTACATGAAGTACGAGAAGACCTTCAGATACCACCTG TCCCAATGTCAGTGGAGGCAGCCTCTTGGGAAAGAAATCTACAGGCGGAGCAACATCTCTGTGTACGAAGTGGACGGACGCGACCATAAG ATCTACTGCCAGAACCTGTGTCTACTGGCCAAGCTCTTCCTGGACCACAAGACGCTGTACTTTGACGTGGAGCCTTTTGTCTTTTACATTCTGACTGAAGTCAACAGGCAGGGAGCACACATAGTGGGATACTTCTCCAAA GAGAAAGAGTCTCCAGATGGGAATAACGTGGCGTGTATCCTCACCCTCCCACCCTACCAGCGCAGAGGATACGGAAAGTTCCTCATAGCCTTCA gCTATGAGCTGTCTAAATTGGAGAGTACGGTGGGTTCTCCGGAGAAgcccctgtcagacctgggcaaGCTGAGCTACAGGAGCTACTGGTCCTGGGTGCTGCTGGAGATTCTCAGGGACTTCAGGGGCACGCTCTCCATCAAGGACCTCAG TCAGATGACCAGTATTACCCAGGGTGACATCATCAGTACGCTGCAGTCCCTCAACATGGTGAAATACTGGAAAGGCCAGCACGTCATCTGTGTCACGCCCAAACTGGTTGAGGAACACCTCAAGAGTGCCCAGTACAAGAAGCCGCCAATCACAG TTGACACTGTGTGTCTGAAGTGGGCCCCGCCCAAACATAAGCAAGCCAAGTTTTCCAAGAAGTGA